From the Tetrapisispora phaffii CBS 4417 chromosome 10, complete genome genome, one window contains:
- the TPHA0J02620 gene encoding ubiquitin carboxyl-terminal hydrolase (similar to Saccharomyces cerevisiae UBP2 (YOR124C); ancestral locus Anc_5.443), translating into MHSEKGIKTNSNNTHKIHSKDSLYILAKKFKKLGEESKLKKHHHDADKINPNTANSSAQNVEKNDTSIDDGMHLLYQNIEKEGVFKTSQRILDDILTDIAFMSLDSEKSDDIDFKDGVLNLPTIKYSLWRKYIKPFKIILFNTNNPVVDVKLQHKSVTSPKNNTITELYGLLVPKIPRRSELNTFDEYIRSKPLYSIRITVKTRHRLEHKKKHIALTPYFLLDDFDKLHEVDKSDFPKFNKDSKDLLDFSIYISSDTNKIILIEIFKPAFNQTELDYLLSSASVLNRSNELDNLHEELQPDYNDAIVEEQIDTIEILLHCIMQNLKGSPERELEKQKTSFLLSDDVKLGTYVDIKWLEENFDIKVKEQKRKDHVSITLDEALKLSFDDPNPKNQAKFDKITRYAMELMYLGKVLQSFYSNEEEIEEYMEDTIFKQVKVHHTTSFWTQILNEYQSIFSSQKTSTRCVDEHFINLCIDSNVSEKDIITNYEIQLRTDPDNDSKYFESLKYVSRKFPDYIVLEKYCKENVIISKAAYLHALEIFKYSEEYFNAIEHVSEIWDKYTELVQSNNNNDDQYRVDLVDSFYSLATVKKSSPLIYITKYEPFFHPVTAYLKLNVDAKLDSENIVLAYTMQIREVPEHKIQFDRALFAIAIQRHDLSLLYVLKQNCSAFNECISNIILTSDDAFEIIGMPKTSSELSIINTFTKYWKETDDSNPVNFILASAALREVSKHRASALLRHFYEFGKVNPKMIDSELWPTGINNIGNTCYLNSLLQYYFSITLFREFIENYQSIESDLLNSNAEMSKRRVGGREIQNNEINRSVQFIYQVQDLFKLMVHTKSRKVTPSNQLAYLAFAPNNAEIKFKHKSELESSEEHQLTTSHSIALSSATSISHSDIDTQDHDISLNSTSYSNRLVAMVTRDDLETTLEIGNQQDVTECINTVLYQVETGSMPLYLDADNEQMDLVKELFYGETIQEICPIKKFIKGHEKRELYSSLLVNILDSPTDLYEVLDEYFADEYMSMEEYGEVKKTLSITKLPTILNIQIQRVYYDKEKLVPYKCGTALPFKNEIFLDRYIKGNKKENDVLEKARLELKLAKVKYRELVSEYNSVNKSISDRIITTYDRIEELNAVIEEEVTKDAKIRYSLFAVFIHRGQASFGHYWVYIRDFENGIWRKYNDHQVTGAHEDEIFKCVDGDISTPYFLAYVDSSKKSIVKPLVRDVTRAK; encoded by the coding sequence ATGCATTCAGAAAAAGGGATAAAGACCAATTCCAATAATACTCACAAAATTCATTCAAAAGATTCCTTGTATATATTGGCTAAGAAATTTAAGAAGCTTGGAGAAGAatcaaaattgaagaagcaTCACCATGATGctgataaaataaatccCAACACTGCTAACTCATCAGCTCAAAACGTCGAAAAGAATGATACATCAATAGATGATGGGATGCATTTActatatcaaaatatagAGAAAGAAGGTGTTTTTAAGACCTCTCAGAGAATCTTAGATGATATATTAACTGATATTGCATTTATGTCATTAGATTCGGAGAAGTCTGATGAcattgattttaaagatggtgtattaaatttacccacaattaaatattcattatgGAGGAAATACATCAAAccattcaaaattattttattcaacaCCAATAATCCAGTAGTTGATGTCAAACTTCAGCATAAGTCTGTCACATCCCCAAAGAACAATACAATCACAGAGTTATACGGATTGTTGGTTCCCAAAATTCCAAGACGAAGTGAATTAAATACATTTGatgaatatattagatCAAAACCTCTATACAGTATAAGAATAACCGTGAAGACCAGACATAGATTAGAACATAAAAAGAAACATATTGCTTTGACGCCGTATTTCCTGCTGGAcgattttgataaattacaTGAAGTTGATAAGAGTGACTTCcctaaatttaataaagattCAAAGGACTTACtagatttttcaatatatatatcaagtgatacaaataaaattattctAATCGAAATTTTTAAACCTGCGTTTAATCAGACAGAGCTAGATTATTTACTATCGTCGGCATCAGTACTCAATAGATCAAACGAACTTGATAACCTTCACGAAGAATTGCAGCCTGACTATAACGATGCAATAGTTGAAGAGCAGATAGATACAATTGAAATACTTCTACACTGTATAATGCAAAATTTGAAAGGGTCACCAGAAAGAGAGCTAGAGAAACAAAAGACGTCCTTTCTTTTATCAGATGACGTTAAGTTGGGTACTTACGTTGATATAAAATGGTTGGAAGagaattttgatattaagGTTAAGGAACAGAAGAGAAAGGATCATGTCTCAATTACTTTGGATGAAGCTTTGAAACTTTCCTTTGACGACCCCAATCCAAAAAATCAAGCAAAGTTTGACAAAATTACTAGGTATGCCATGGAACTTATGTATCTGGGAAAGGTTTTACAAAGTTTTTATAGTaacgaagaagaaatagaagAATACATGGAAGATACTATCTTTAAACAAGTAAAAGTACATCATACTACTTCTTTTTGGACACAAATACTTAATGAATAccaatcaatattttcatcacAGAAAACTAGTACAAGATGTGTTGACGAGCACTTTATAAACTTATGCATTGACAGTAATGTTTCggaaaaagatattatcacaaattatgaaattcaattacGAACAGATCCAGATAATGacagtaaatattttgaatcattGAAGTATGTTTCCAGAAAATTTCCCGACTATATTGTATTGGAGAAGTACTGTAaagaaaatgttattatttctaaagCTGCTTATTTACATGCATTAGAGATCTTTAAATACTCAGAAGAATATTTCAATGCTATTGAACATGTTTCCGAAATTTGGGATAAATATACTGAATTAGTTCAGAGTAACAACAACAATGACGATCAGTATAGAGTTGACTTGGTGGATAGTTTTTATTCATTGGCAACAGTTAAAAAATCTAGCccattaatatatattacaaaatatgaaCCATTTTTCCATCCAGTGACAGCATATTTAAAGTTAAATGTGGATGCAAAATTAGACAGTGAAAACATAGTACTAGCGTATACTATGCAAATACGAGAAGTTCCTGAACACAAAATCCAATTTGATAGAGCACTATTTGCCATTGCCATCCAGAGGCATGATTTAAGTTTACTGTACgtattaaaacaaaattgcTCAGCATTCAATGAGTGTATCTcgaatattattttaacaaGCGATGATGCGTTTGAAATAATCGGGATGCCTAAAACTAGCAGTGAATTATCAATAATCAACACATTTACTAAATATTGGAAGGAAACTGATGACAGTAACCCAGTAAACTTTATACTGGCTTCTGCCGCATTAAGAGAAGTTTCTAAACATAGAGCATCAGCTCTTTTAAGGCATTTTTATGAGTTCGGGAAAGTGAACCCAAAGATGATCGATTCTGAATTATGGCCAACTGGTATCAATAATATAGGCAATACATGTTACTTAAATTCCTtattacaatattatttttcgATCACTCTATTTCGTGAATTTATAGAGAATTATCAATCAATAGAATCTGACTTATTGAATAGTAATGCCGAGATGAGTAAAAGAAGAGTCGGCGGCCGTGAGATTCAGAACAATGAGATTAACCGTTCAGTTCAGTTCATTTATCAAGTTCAagatttattcaaattaatgGTGCACACAAAATCGAGGAAAGTGACACCCAGTAACCAATTGGCATATTTAGCATTTGCTCCAAATAATGCAGAGattaaattcaaacatAAATCGGAGCTGGAATCCTCTGAAGAACATCAACTAACTACTAGTCATTCCATCGCATTAAGTAGTGCAACGTCCATTAGTCATTCGGATATTGATACACAGGATCATGACATTAGTTTAAACAGCACGTCTTATTCCAATAGACTTGTTGCAATGGTGACTAGGGATGATTTGGAAACTACACTTGAAATAGGTAACCAGCAGGATGTCACAGAGTGTATCAATACTGTGTTGTATCAGGTGGAGACTGGATCCATGCCTCTCTATCTCGATGCAGATAACGAACAAATGGATTTAGTGAAAGAGCTATTTTATGGAGAAACCATCCAGGAGATTTGCCCTATTAAGAAATTTATCAAGGGACATGAAAAGCGAGAGTTATATTCTTCCCTTTTGGTCAATATTCTAGATTCTCCAACTGATTTATATGAAGTTTTAGACGAGTACTTCGCTGACGAGTACATGTCAATGGAAGAATACGGGGAAGTTAAGAAAACCTTGTCGATAACGAAACTTCCTACGATTCTTAATATCCAAATACAGAGAGTGTACTATGACAAAGAGAAGCTGGTACCTTATAAATGCGGGACAGCCTTGCCTTTCAAGAACGAGATATTTTTAGACAGGTATATTAAGGGCAAcaagaaagaaaatgacGTCCTTGAGAAGGCCAGACTGGAATTAAAACTGGCAAAAGTAAAGTACCGGGAGTTAGTCTCTGAGTATAATTCTGTGAACAAGAGCATAAGTGACAGGATCATCACTACTTATGACCGTATTGAAGAGCTTAATGCAGTAATCGAAGAGGAGGTCACTAAGGATGCCAAGATCAGGTACAGCCTTTTTGCAGTATTCATCCACCGAGGCCAGGCTTCATTTGGGCACTACTGGGTCTACATCCGAGATTTTGAGAACGGGATCTGGAGGAAGTATAACGACCACCAAGTAACGGGGGCACACGAAGACGAGATATTCAAGTGTGTCGATGGCGACATCTCGACGCCATACTTTCTTGCATACGTCGATTCATCCAAAAAGAGCATCGTGAAGCCATTGGTACGGGACGTCACAAGGGCCAAGTGA
- the XRS2 gene encoding Xrs2p (similar to Saccharomyces cerevisiae XRS2 (YDR369C); ancestral locus Anc_5.435), with translation MIILRYKNVLADGPVNVVSCCLLCDVEYAIGRSSKNKFAIKNDKSISRQHVSLLWKYSSDDKNVIIQIKNFGKVTMIKDKYLSQDETLQFTLIDKKLEVNIGTSPITLEIFNQEVVCNSIEDIQNSDSKLILNNLNILQDDPLTLKREGPTIIIKENSYTDILLELFSNVFGIPIVTIEELRGIANANDFYSYWDKIYSRKKNKGKACMLDLSTCYYISEVDKYVDYVKVAIRSLNAEIKILKDKDDLVKDIRKNISKGNISKFFVLSNDITQGEEAPFNISVTSIAKLLEAVKTNNMKDIVMHDYSSFKIEIPREVKSPKDDNIIEKQEPPAPKRRRMNRSKVKPLDTLSFFAGGMSHDTHSINTKPSNDVQSHQETEKDVNNSKIESIQDVESNQDQTKYDKSTELQKSKAVSKNADDKLQDSTAEKPINFNPTTKTPSFSPSINDKAIENSNANLDPTMEKTRVNKKPASLDTKNNLLDNKLIAEQINEALSAKTNDAPVVRRRRTLLDYGNTDKSSSTDLVRTIQNVKSRGVDRVNSKIVTVDENELNEEELNKFFDVVVVDVNDKLMKKHPNAQKVIDNANIDHNSNFKNRKDYKLFKKSIPKWQSKLNKQHHSMTSDNGENLVVSKNRNKIPLRKYNENEKIHEADIFEFESSKKTENPESLPKNNNEMEEKEREINAHTLTFSENSSNNKLFYQEEDEDEEQYGVDVPISSNANHHSVQMNNNDILQENNTSFSDIRQNSDLTKHNFNSIPDDSDDDSDDEPKFKFNR, from the coding sequence ATGATAATTCTACGATATAAGAATGTCTTGGCTGATGGGCCAGTTAATGTCGTGTCTTGTTGTTTACTGTGCGATGTTGAGTATGCAATTGGGAGATCAAGTAAGAATAAATTTGCAATTAAGAATGATAAGAGTATCTCGAGGCAGCATGTAAGTTTATTATGGAAATACTCGAGTGATGATAAAAACGTGATAATACAGATCAAGAACTTCGGGAAAGTTACTATGATAAAGGATAAGTATTTATCTCAAGATGAAACTTTACAATTCACACTTATCGATAAGAAACTTGAAGTGAATATTGGTACAAGCCCTATAACATTGGAAATCTTTAACCAAGAAGTTGTATGCAATTCGATTGAGGATATTCAAAATAGtgattcaaaattaatcTTAAATAATCTAAACATACTGCAAGATGATCCATTAACCTTAAAAAGAGAAGGACCaacaataattattaaagagAATAGTTATACTGACATATTGCTTGAATTGTTTAGCAATGTATTTGGAATTCCAATAGTTACCattgaagaattaagaGGTATAGCCAACGCTAATGatttttattcatattgggataaaatatattctagaaagaagaacaagGGTAAAGCATGCATGTTAGATTTATCCActtgttattatatttctgAGGTAGATAAATACGTTGATTATGTCAAAGTTGCTATACGTTCATTAAATGCagaaataaagatattaaaagataaaGATGATTTGGTGAAAGATATACGTAAAAATATAAGCAAGGGAAATATCtctaaattttttgtattaaGCAATGACATAACTCAGGGAGAAGAGGCaccatttaatatttctgtGACATCGATAGCAAAGCTTTTAGAGGCGGTTAAAACCAATAACATGAAGGATATTGTTATGCATGACTATagttcttttaaaattgagATACCTAGAGAAGTTAAAAGTCCCAAAGATGAcaatataattgaaaaacagGAACCTCCTGCACctaaaagaagaagaatgaATAGATCCAAGGTCAAACCTTTAGAtactttatcattttttgcTGGCGGAATGTCTCATGATACTCATTCTATAAACACTAAACCATCAAATGATGTCCAATCTCATCAAGAAACTGAAAAAgatgtaaataattctaaaattGAGAGCATACAAGATGTAGAAAGTAACCAAGATCAAACTAAGTATGACAAAAGTACAGAATTACAGAAAAGCAAAGCTGTTTCAAAGAATGCTGATGATAAACTGCAAGATAGCACAGCTGAAAAGCCAATAAACTTTAATCCAACCACTAAAACTCCAAGCTTCTCACCttcaattaatgataaagCGATAGAAAATTCTAATGCTAATCTTGACCCAACAATGGAAAAGACAAGAGTAAATAAAAAGCCAGCTTCATTAGATACTAAGAATAATCTTCTCGACAATAAGTTAATAGCTGAGCAAATCAATGAAGCATTATCTGCCAAAACGAATGATGCTCCTGTCGTAAGGCGGCGAAGAACATTATTAGACTACGGTAATACAGATAAAAGTTCAAGCACCGATTTAGTGAGAACAATCCAAAATGTAAAGTCAAGAGGGGTTGACAGagtaaattcaaaaatagtTACtgttgatgaaaatgaattaaacGAAGAggaattgaataaattctTCGATGTAGTCGTAGTTGATGTGAATGATAAACTTATGAAAAAACATCCTAATGCACAAAAGGTTATTGACAATGCGAATATCGATCATAACTcgaattttaaaaatagaaaagaCTATAAACTATTTAAGAAAAGTATACCTAAATGgcaatcaaaattaaacaaaCAACATCATAGCATGACAAGTGATAATGGAGAAAATTTAGTTGTTTCAAAAAACAGAAATAAGATTCCTctaagaaaatataatgaaaatgaaaaaatcCATGAAGCTGATATATTCGAATTCGAATCATCAAAGAAAACAGAAAATCCAGAATCGttaccaaaaaataataatgaaatggaagagaaagaaagagaaattAATGCACATACTTTAACATTCAGTGAAAATTccagtaataataaattattttaccAAGAAGAGGATGAGGATGAAGAGCAGTATGGAGTCGATGTTCCTATTTCTAGTAATGCAAATCATCACTCAGTACAGATGAATAACAATGATATCTTACAGGAAAATAATACTTCATTTTCGGATATTAGACAAAATTCAGATTTAACAAAACACAATTTTAATTCCATTCCTGACGATTCCGATGACGATTCCGATGACGAGCCAAAGTTTAAATTCAATcgttaa
- the TPHA0J02630 gene encoding demethoxyubiquinone hydroxylase family protein (similar to Saccharomyces cerevisiae CAT5 (YOR125C); ancestral locus Anc_5.445) — MFNLHLKDFQHLSIKENRLEMSSYVGTNVALPTIRAGSRSFRLLSKFQAYVKSNNAKSNNSTKDEGPRYKGLDRARLAYLDRVVRVDQAGELGANYIYQGQIFVLQKQYPELRPVLDHMWKQEVHHHDTFNNYQIRNRVRPSLITPLWKVGAFAMGATTAWMSPETAMACTEAVETVIGGHYNEQLRTLENQYEMKNINNENRYSKPHEVTKLISTIREFRDDELEHLHTALKYGAQKARFHTVVNETIKVVCKGAIMAAERI, encoded by the coding sequence ATGTTTAATTTACATCTCAAAGACTTTCAACATCTGtcaattaaagaaaacCGATTAGAAATGTCATCCTACGTGGGAACAAATGTCGCCCTCCCAACAATCAGAGCTGGTTCTAGAAGTTTCAGATTGCTATCAAAGTTCCAAGCCTACGTCAAGAGTAACAATGCTAAGAGCAACAACTCAACTAAAGATGAGGGTCCACGTTACAAAGGTTTAGATAGAGCTAGGCTTGCGTACTTGGATCGTGTAGTGAGAGTTGACCAAGCTGGTGAGTTAGGTGCCAACTATATATACCAAGGACAGATTTTTGTGCTTCAAAAACAGTACCCAGAACTGAGACCGGTATTGGACCATATGTGGAAGCAAGAGGTGCATCACCATGATACATTCAACAACTATCAAATAAGAAACAGAGTGAGACCCTCTTTAATCACACCGCTTTGGAAAGTTGGTGCTTTCGCTATGGGTGCTACAACTGCATGGATGTCCCCAGAGACCGCAATGGCATGCACAGAAGCCGTAGAAACGGTAATTGGTGGCCACTACAATGAACAACTACGTACATTAGAGAACCAGTACGAGATGAAGAATATAAACAATGAAAACCGCTACTCAAAACCTCATGAAGTCACCAAACTGATCTCTACAATCAGAGAATTCAGAGACGACGAACTGGAACACCTTCATACTGCCTTGAAATATGGCGCACAGAAGGCAAGGTTCCACACTGTAGTGAATGAAACCATCAAGGTCGTCTGTAAAGGAGCCATAATGGCTGCTGAAAGAATCTAA
- the VPS74 gene encoding Vps74p (similar to Saccharomyces cerevisiae VPS74 (YDR372C); ancestral locus Anc_5.442), which yields MSGVQRRRINRISNEDESDHSDNDQSRSNVSKVAFDPEEAKIKDDVSVPKLTLMEEVVLLGLGDSEGYLSFWNDNISYVLRGCILIELALRGKIRIIDDSARKSFDLSERLIEVIDASKTGEVLLDETLQLMKNDEPQSIVSWIDLLSGETWNFFKVNYQLKQVRERLSKGLVDKGVLRTEMKNFFLFDMATHPVADSSCKESLKRRIMSTLVDRTLSLQYNEYFPESTTFKVIRTVSLIITAYSANVLENVLNTLEYEKRDKALSRAENLLNNFGNYPFKLVNEPDNRISINLNQLVEDEIKANPKTALQLEVLAGVFDVFAKMDVII from the coding sequence ATGTCTGGTGTTCAACGTCGTAGAATCAATAGGATATCCAATGAGGATGAGTCCGACCATAGCGACAACGATCAGAGCAGGTCGAACGTATCGAAGGTGGCTTTTGACCCCGAGGAAGCTAAGATCAAAGACGACGTATCTGTTCCTAAGTTGACTTTGATGGAAGAGGTTGTTCTGTTGGGATTGGGCGACAGCGAGGGTTATCTGTCATTCTGGAATGACAATATCTCGTACGTGTTGCGTGGTTGCATACTTATTGAACTGGCTTTGAGAGGCAAGATCCGTATTATCGATGATTCTGCCAGAAAGTCGTTTGACTTATCTGAGAGATTGATTGAAGTCATCGATGCCAGCAAGACTGGGGAAGTACTACTGGATGAAACTTTACAACTAATGAAGAACGATGAACCACAATCTATTGTATCATGGATCGATTTGTTGAGTGGTGAGACATGGAATTTCTTTAAAGTAAACtatcaattgaaacaaGTAAGAGAGAGATTATCGAAAGGTTTAGTCGATAAAGGTGTGTTAAGAACTGAAATGAAGAACTTCTTTCTATTTGATATGGCTACACATCCAGTAGCTGACTCAAGTTGTAAAGAATCTCtcaaaagaagaatcatGTCCACTTTGGTCGACAGAACTTTGTCATTACAATATAATGAATACTTCCCAGAATCCACAACTTTCAAAGTCATCAGAACAGtttctttaattattaCCGCGTACTCTGCAAACGTATTGGAGAATGTCTTAAATACTTTGGAATACGAAAAGAGGGATAAAGCTCTCTCAAGAGCTGagaatttattaaacaacTTCGGAAATTATCCATTCAAATTGGTTAATGAGCCAGATAACAGAATCTCAATCAACTTGAACCAATTAGTAGAGGATGAAATAAAAGCAAACCCCAAAACCGCTTTACAATTGGAAGTTTTAGCCGGTGTTTTTGATGTTTTCGCTAAAATGGACGTTATTATTTAG
- the DXO1 gene encoding Dxo1p (similar to Saccharomyces cerevisiae YDR370C; ancestral locus Anc_5.437) has protein sequence MENANEGKNNTSLPEDNACILVEGLEKLSIDGTTNVSRKNKAKKGKDKKKSRGKYSDDIIARIPFKHFSYSNAHIGKSQPNIFQEAKGVALYYDKRITKITNNEAELINESNPPFLTKDISNLSEISLLDSKKFKLPYMGYNLYDEIEKFGPMDSTLLDSTVPCFEYLRTLKISEEDKLYNTPYTFMTPRHHLTELMMTVYESRESELTGKSWLFTRIKDDLIVISEDLAKENNPSPQNHKLQNSFSKKVINSGFTFEELVIENFQECHKPYFYISENRLTPKSTFIIRSEMDSYNNKTETFTELKCFNKLHLGVAQHRKKLLKTWFQTGLSPNCDIVIGIRDTSSGILEDLLWYSRENMYQKLQDPSLPKFKNSFDFKPHIGIQWLNHCIHAIESAFTKDTSDTASNPMTYKVIIDKHKSIIIKKLSIVPKNVEIPTDFL, from the coding sequence ATGGAAAATGCTAATGAAGGGAAGAACAATACTTCTCTGCCTGAAGATAATGCCTGCATATTAGTTGAGGGGTTAGAGAAGCTTTCAATTGATGGGACTACTAATGTTTCAAGAAAGAATAAGGCTAAAAAAGGTAAGGACAAGAAAAAGTCTAGAGGTAAGTACTCTGATGATATCATAGCCAGAATACCTTTCAAACATTTTAGTTATTCAAATGCCCATATAGGGAAATCTCAACCAAATATCTTTCAGGAAGCCAAAGGTGTTGCTCTTTATTATGACAAGAGAATAACAAAGATAACAAATAACGAAGCTGAATTAATCAATGAATCGAATCCACCTTTCTTAACAAAAGATATATCAAATCTTTCAGAAATATCTCTATTGGATTCCAAGAAATTTAAGTTGCCATACATGGGATATAACCTCTAcgatgaaattgaaaagtttgGGCCCATGGATAGTACTCTATTAGATTCAACAGTACCatgttttgaatatttgaggactcttaaaatttctgaagaagataaattatataacaCACCTTATACTTTTATGACACCAAGACACCACCTGACAGAACTTATGATGACTGTTTATGAGAGTAGAGAATCGGAATTGACAGGGAAAAGCTGGCTTTTTACACGTATTAAAGATGATCTAATTGTAATATCAGAAGATCTagcaaaagaaaataatcCTTCCCCCCAAAATCATAAATTACAGAATTCATTTAGCAAGAAAGTAATAAACTCAGGCTTCacatttgaagaattgGTTATCGAAAACTTCCAGGAATGCCATAAGccatatttttatatatcagAAAATAGACTGACACCAAAGTCAACATTCATAATTAGATCTGAAATGGATTcgtataataataaaactgaAACATTCACTGAACTTAAATGCTTTAATAAACTTCATCTAGGAGTAGCCCAGCACAGAAAAAAACTACTAAAGACATGGTTTCAAACTGGCCTAAGCCCCAACTGTGATATTGTCATTGGGATAAGAGATACTTCATCTGGAATACTCGAAGACTTGTTATGGTATTCAAGAGAAAACATGTATCAAAAGTTGCAAGATCCAAGTCTTCCTAAGTTCAAGAATAGTTTTGATTTCAAACCTCACATAGGTATACAATGGTTGAATCATTGTATACACGCAATTGAATCTGCGTTTACAAAAGACACCTCAGACACAGCTTCTAACCCAATGACATACAAAGTCATCATTGATAAGcataaatcaattattattaaaaagttGAGCATCGTCCCAAAAAATGTAGAAATTCCAACAGACTTCTTGTAA